A single Nycticebus coucang isolate mNycCou1 chromosome 16, mNycCou1.pri, whole genome shotgun sequence DNA region contains:
- the LOC128567619 gene encoding uncharacterized protein LOC128567619 → MLPVQRRKLDPLSSKPRNVRKVVRAKRMRKSKRKKKREAKCPPILPTPSAPPQSEDETMDNSHGDKDNPHLPSKERVQSQQDEGCCVMHQEECQIQSCELPVPQESGPSSPAVTSLASPPLCFGGFLSCVCQTFSRSRKQKPPRRTSNKQAEAGHDAEVLRPGLLRGLGKNKVLPHQSL, encoded by the exons ATGCTTCCAGTCCAGAGGAGAAAGCTAGACCCACTCTCTAGTAAGCCAAGGAATGTTAGGAAGGTTGTAAGGGCgaagagaatgagaaagagcaagagaaagaagaaaagggaggccAAATGCCCGCCCATTCTTCCAACGCCTTCGGCACCACCACAAAGTGAAGATGAGACTATGGATAACAGTCATGGGGATAAAGATAATCCTCATCTTCCCAGTAAG GAAAGAGTACAGAGCCAGCAGGATGAGGGTTGCTGTGTGATGCATCAAGAAGAATGCCAGATCCAGTCCTGTGAGCTCCCAGTGCCTCAGGAGTCTGGGCCCTCATCTCCTGCAGTGACATCTTTGGCATCACCACCCCTCTGCTTTGGTGGCTTCCTAAGCTGTGTCTGCCAGACCTTCTCAAGGTCTAGGAAGCAGAAGCCTCCCAGAAGAACGAGTAACAAGCAAGCTGAGGCAGGCCATGATGCTGAGGTTCTGAGACCCGGTCTATTGAGGGGTCTGGGCAAAAACAAAGTGCTGCCTCACCAAAGCCTGTAG